In Clostridium sp. DL-VIII, the following proteins share a genomic window:
- a CDS encoding VanZ family protein, with the protein MRNKRKIIYWFLLIIWMAGIFVMSNQPANISDSQSEGIIKVLASIGIDVNGIFGQLANFVVRKCAHFLEYMILALLAFNVFNLYFNMRKVVVMTIIFVFLYACSDEIHQLFVLGREGAVRDVIIDTFGSIVLILIRLSRIHLFRNKLI; encoded by the coding sequence ATGAGAAACAAAAGGAAAATTATTTATTGGTTTTTATTAATTATTTGGATGGCTGGAATATTTGTTATGTCAAATCAACCAGCTAACATATCTGATTCTCAAAGTGAAGGGATAATAAAAGTATTAGCTAGTATAGGTATAGATGTAAATGGTATTTTTGGACAGCTTGCTAATTTTGTTGTTAGAAAATGTGCACATTTTCTTGAATATATGATTTTGGCCTTATTAGCATTTAATGTGTTTAATTTATATTTTAATATGAGGAAAGTTGTTGTTATGACTATAATATTTGTATTTTTATATGCCTGTTCTGATGAAATACATCAACTTTTCGTATTGGGACGAGAAGGTGCTGTTAGAGATGTCATAATAGACACTTTTGGTAGCATTGTTTTGATATTAATTAGATTAAGCAGGATTCATTTATTTAGAAACAAATTGATATAA